One region of Niallia sp. Man26 genomic DNA includes:
- a CDS encoding PBP1A family penicillin-binding protein — protein sequence MEKIKSLLEMFWRFWKRRHLTQILLLALLLFVLVSILYFMYLASQANVSTLKAGLSQATVIYDKDGDEATEIKTERTEGIELKDVPDYVPGAVVSIEDERFYSHNGFDLKGITRAFFKNLLAGSITGGGSTITQQLTKNALLSSEQTYKRKAEELFLAVEIEKHYSKDEILQMYLNHVYFGSGAWGIDQAAKKYYNKNIKDVSISEAALLAGLLQAPSSLDPYKNYDGAIKRRNVVLGKMKEENVITEDEYKDAVAEKIVLEDGGGSFIDRDYPYFVDSVISEAISEYGLTQEEILTRGYKIYTEMDQNLQSTLEKTFANDSLFPSSSDGTSAQGGAVLLDPETGGIRGLVGGRGEQVFRGLNRATQIKVQPGSTMKPLAVYTPALEQGYKTTSILKDEPFKKGNYEPQNFSKTYQGEVPMYEALEKSLNVPAVWLLDKIGIDKGLDALNRFGIPYDEKEDKYLGIALGGMYEGVSPLQMAEAYSTFPNDGVRMEGHLITKIVGPTGNVIAEYKSKSTKVTSKSVAEDMTSMLLDVIDSGTGQGAKVTGFEIAGKTGSTQLDNANLSGTKDQWFVGYTPNLVGAMWLGYDKTDEQHYLKSKSSGDVVPIFKTIMDQAVQYVEPENFSVISVSDQLAGKTERTQKVEETKEAIKEKAKEIQTTIEENSSKWGQVLDEMKEDAGIISDKLKNKWNEIMGQ from the coding sequence ATGGAGAAAATCAAATCCCTGCTGGAGATGTTCTGGCGGTTTTGGAAAAGAAGACATTTAACACAAATTCTTCTTTTAGCATTGTTATTATTTGTTCTAGTTTCTATATTATATTTTATGTATTTAGCAAGTCAGGCAAATGTAAGTACGTTGAAGGCTGGGCTTAGCCAAGCTACTGTTATTTATGATAAAGACGGCGACGAGGCAACGGAGATAAAGACAGAACGGACAGAAGGCATTGAGCTTAAGGATGTGCCGGACTATGTACCGGGTGCAGTCGTTTCTATTGAAGATGAGCGGTTCTACAGCCATAATGGCTTTGATTTGAAAGGGATAACGCGAGCGTTTTTTAAAAACCTGCTTGCTGGAAGTATAACAGGCGGGGGCAGCACGATCACCCAGCAGCTGACAAAAAATGCACTGTTATCTTCTGAACAAACATACAAACGAAAAGCAGAGGAATTGTTTTTGGCTGTGGAAATAGAGAAGCACTACAGCAAGGATGAAATTCTGCAGATGTATTTAAATCATGTTTATTTTGGCAGCGGTGCTTGGGGTATTGATCAAGCAGCCAAAAAATATTACAACAAGAATATCAAGGATGTTTCCATAAGCGAAGCAGCATTGCTTGCAGGGCTTTTACAGGCTCCATCTTCTCTTGATCCGTACAAAAATTATGATGGTGCCATCAAGCGAAGAAATGTAGTGTTAGGGAAAATGAAAGAAGAAAATGTCATTACAGAAGATGAATATAAGGATGCTGTCGCTGAAAAGATTGTTCTAGAGGACGGCGGAGGTTCGTTCATTGACAGAGATTATCCTTATTTTGTTGATTCCGTTATAAGTGAAGCAATTTCCGAGTATGGTCTTACTCAAGAGGAAATTCTGACTAGAGGGTATAAAATTTATACAGAAATGGACCAGAATCTCCAATCAACACTTGAAAAAACATTTGCAAACGATTCGCTTTTCCCATCGAGCAGTGATGGAACAAGCGCACAGGGCGGGGCTGTGCTGCTCGACCCCGAGACAGGCGGTATAAGAGGTCTTGTTGGAGGCAGAGGCGAACAAGTCTTCAGAGGATTAAACAGAGCTACACAAATTAAGGTGCAGCCTGGTTCGACAATGAAGCCGCTGGCAGTTTACACCCCCGCATTGGAACAGGGCTATAAGACAACCTCCATTTTGAAGGATGAGCCGTTTAAAAAGGGTAACTATGAGCCGCAAAACTTCTCGAAAACATATCAAGGAGAAGTGCCAATGTATGAGGCGTTAGAGAAGTCCTTAAATGTTCCTGCTGTTTGGCTTTTAGATAAAATTGGCATTGATAAAGGGCTGGATGCATTAAATAGATTCGGCATTCCATATGATGAGAAAGAAGATAAATATTTAGGTATTGCGCTTGGAGGAATGTATGAGGGAGTGTCGCCGCTGCAGATGGCAGAAGCGTACTCAACATTTCCGAATGATGGCGTTCGGATGGAAGGACATTTAATCACTAAAATCGTCGGACCGACAGGCAATGTGATTGCAGAGTATAAGTCGAAGTCGACTAAAGTAACATCAAAATCCGTCGCAGAGGATATGACCTCGATGCTGCTGGATGTTATAGATTCAGGAACAGGCCAAGGAGCAAAGGTTACAGGCTTTGAGATTGCTGGGAAAACAGGCTCGACTCAATTAGACAATGCTAATCTGTCTGGCACAAAGGATCAATGGTTTGTAGGCTATACACCAAATCTAGTTGGAGCGATGTGGCTTGGGTATGATAAAACAGATGAGCAGCATTATTTAAAGAGTAAAAGCTCTGGAGATGTTGTGCCGATTTTTAAAACGATTATGGATCAAGCAGTACAGTATGTAGAACCAGAAAATTTCTCTGTAATATCTGTAAGTGACCAGCTTGCTGGCAAGACTGAGCGAACACAGAAAGTAGAGGAAACAAAAGAAGCAATCAAGGAAAAAGCGAAAGAGATACAGACTACCATTGAAGAGAATTCTTCCAAATGGGGCCAAGTATTGGATGAAATGAAAGAGGACGCAGGCATCATCAGTGATAAGCTCAAGAATAAATGGAATGAAATAATGGGTCAATAA